A single Ctenopharyngodon idella isolate HZGC_01 chromosome 22, HZGC01, whole genome shotgun sequence DNA region contains:
- the LOC127504762 gene encoding titin isoform X3, which translates to MPGDGWKYDWYEGSKNLITNPTFTISSASPSNTGVYHCKAKRGDFSVDSETLRVQVKDLPEARVQSEWTEAFPGEKVSLQCVIPGSQNWIYKWFKGSENVVSSDERSIKDNTLTLSVKSGHEGEYACQAELEGRTVTTAKSKTHLLTVHGSKPTVVLKQDPLYPEIYTGEQVKLICSIEEKTSKWQYQWQKHSVLVNDHTYTIPSATLDQNGEYTCTITRREMTYTESTKLNIREPPRPKLSIESQWKTFYPTEKVTLKCSIDGGSNEWGYEWFRNRIAISVDKDFSGDTLSISSAKASHSGQYTCEGKHLKRTPVTTRRAKPLQLDIYDNTPKPIITKQKWFEPFYTGEEIQLGCNMSGDGWKYDWFSNSETLITDPTFTISSASPPNTGVYHCKAKRGDFSVDSQTLRVRVQEPPQPKLSIESEWKTFYPTEKVNLKCSIDGGSNEWGYEWFRNGAQLSVDKDISFSGDTLSISSAKLSHSGQYTCKGKHLKRTPVTTGQTEALKLHIHVDTPKPHIRKDQWFEFFYIEEEVQLGCNMSGDGWEFHWYKNSKTLIAKPSYTIKSASLSDTGVYHCKAKRGAFSVDSETLQVQVQVRPPAVLSLETELSDIISGNILTLRCNVSDGRQWSYAWFENGQKLNGSSDMFKVTATEETIKSEFKCKGIRTERPLYSALSEGFTANNIILKRKILLAISGCLICCIIILIIGCLVLRFTRKPEKKETVQEDLFFSMADSKNQTASPLEEYMDNSPTEMEECEEKEELLTDCVSAVHEDDVIKDEDSPAAEANGLTSFKGL; encoded by the exons ATGCCTGGTGATGGATGGAAGTATGACTGGTATGAAGGCTCAAAAAACTTGATCACAAATCCAACTTTCACTATAAGCTCAGCATCTCCCTCTAACACTGGTGTCTATCACTGCAAAGCAAAGAGAGGAGACTTCTCAGTGGACAGTGAGACTCTACGAGTGCAAGTTAAAG ATCTGCCTGAAGCACGAGTCCAGTCAGAATGGACAGAAGCATTTCCTGGTGAAAAAGTGTCTTTGCAGTGTGTGATTCCTGGATCTCAAAACTGGATCTATAAGTGGTTCAAGGGCTCAGAAAATGTTGTCTCCAGTGATGAAAGAAGCATAAAAGACaacactctcactctctcagtGAAGTCCGGTCATGAAGGAGAGTATGCGTGTCAAGCTGAGCTGGAGGGCAGGACAGTCACAACtgcaaaaagcaaaacacatttgttaaCAGTTCATG GATCGAAGCCAACAGTCGTTCTGAAGCAAGATCCATTATACCCAGAGATCTACACGGGGGAACAAGTCAAACTCATTTGTAGCATTGAAGAGAAGACATCAAAATGGCAATATCAGTGGCAAAAACATTCAGTGCTAGTAAACGATCACACTTACACTATCCCAAGTGCTACACTCGATCAAAACGGGGAATACACTTGCACCATAACAAGGAGAGAAATGACATACACAGAGTCCACAAAATTGAATATAAGAG AGCCGCCTCGACCAAAACTGTCAATAGAGTCTCAATGGAAAACATTTTACCCAACTGAAAAAGTGACTCTGAAGTGTTCAATTGATGGAGGTTCAAATGAATGGGGCTATGAATGGTTTAGAAACAGAATTGCGATTTCAGTTGACAAGGACTTTTCTGGAGACACACTCTCAATCAGCTCAGCAAAAGCGAGTCATTCAGGACAGTATACCTGCGAAGGAAAACACCTGAAGCGAACTCCAGTGACTACAAGACGAGCAAAACCTTTGCAACTTGATATTTATG ATAACACACCAAAACCAATtatcacaaaacaaaagtgGTTTGAGCCCTTCTACACTGGGGAGGAAATCCAGCTTGGTTGTAATATGTCTGGTGATGGATGGAAGTATGACTGGTTCAGCAACTCAGAAACCTTGATCACAGATCCAACCTTCACTATCAGCTCTGCATCTCCCCCTAACACTGGTGTTTATCACTGCAAAGCAAAGAGAGGAGACTTCTCAGTGGACAGTCAGACTCTACGAGTGCGAGTTCAAG AGCCACCTCAACCAAAACTGTCAATAGAGTCTGAATGGAAAACATTTTACCCAACTGAAAAAGTGAATCTGAAGTGTTCAATTGATGGAGGTTCAAACGAATGGGGCTATGAATGGTTTAGAAACGGAGCTCAGCTTTCAGTTGACAAGGACATTTCCTTTTCTGGAGACACACTCTCAATCAGCTCAGCAAAATTGAGTCATTCAGGACAGTATACCTGCAAAGGAAAACACCTGAAGAGAACTCCAGTGACTACAGGACAAACAGAAGCTTTGAAACTTCATATTCATG TTGATACACCAAAACCACATATCAGAAAAGATCAGTGGTTTGAGTTCTTCTACATTGAGGAGGAAGTCCAGCTTGGCTGCAACATGTCTGGTGATGGTTGGGAATTTCACTGGTATAAAAACTCAAAAACCTTGATAGCAAAACCCAGTTACACCATCAAATCAGCATCTCTCTCTGACACTGGTGTCTATCACTGCAAAGCAAAGAGAGGAGCCTTCTCAGTGGACAGTGAGACTCTACAAGTGCAAGTTCAAG TGCGTCCACCTGCAGTTCTGAGTCTGGAGACTGAATTGAGCGACATCATATCTGGAAATATCCTGACCCTCAGATGTAACGTCTCAGACGGCAGACAGTGGAGCTACGCCTGGTTCGAAAACGGACAGAAGCTCAATGGGTCGTCAGATATGTTCAAAGTGACAGCAACTGAAGAAACTATTAAAAGTGAATTCAAGTGCAAGGGAATAAGGACAGAGAGACCACTGTACTCCGCTCTGAGTGAGGGCTTCACGGCCAATAATATTA tattaaaaagaaaaattctgCTGGCCATCTCAGGATGTCTCATCTGCTGTATTATAATTCTGATCATTGGATGCCTTGTTCTAAGATTCACACGTAAACCAG agaaaaaagaaacagtaCAAGAGGACTTGTTTTTCTCAATGGCAGACTCTAAGAACC AAACTGCTTCACCCCTGGAGGAGTACATGGACAACAGTCCCACAGAGATGGAAG AATGTGAGGAAAAAGAAGAACTGCTCACTGATTGTGTTTCAGCTGTTCATGAAGATGATGTGATTAAAG ATGAAGACTCACCTGCTGCAGAAGCTAATGGCCTGACATCATTTAAAG
- the LOC127504762 gene encoding titin isoform X4 yields the protein MPGDGWKYDWYEGSKNLITNPTFTISSASPSNTGVYHCKAKRGDFSVDSETLRVQVKDLPEARVQSEWTEAFPGEKVSLQCVIPGSQNWIYKWFKGSENVVSSDERSIKDNTLTLSVKSGHEGEYACQAELEGRTVTTAKSKTHLLTVHGSKPTVVLKQDPLYPEIYTGEQVKLICSIEEKTSKWQYQWQKHSVLVNDHTYTIPSATLDQNGEYTCTITRREMTYTESTKLNIREPPRPKLSIESQWKTFYPTEKVTLKCSIDGGSNEWGYEWFRNRIAISVDKDFSGDTLSISSAKASHSGQYTCEGKHLKRTPVTTRRAKPLQLDIYDNTPKPIITKQKWFEPFYTGEEIQLGCNMSGDGWKYDWFSNSETLITDPTFTISSASPPNTGVYHCKAKRGDFSVDSQTLRVRVQEPPQPKLSIESEWKTFYPTEKVNLKCSIDGGSNEWGYEWFRNGAQLSVDKDISFSGDTLSISSAKLSHSGQYTCKGKHLKRTPVTTGQTEALKLHIHVDTPKPHIRKDQWFEFFYIEEEVQLGCNMSGDGWEFHWYKNSKTLIAKPSYTIKSASLSDTGVYHCKAKRGAFSVDSETLQVQVQVRPPAVLSLETELSDIISGNILTLRCNVSDGRQWSYAWFENGQKLNGSSDMFKVTATEETIKSEFKCKGIRTERPLYSALSEGFTANNIILKRKILLAISGCLICCIIILIIGCLVLRFTRKPEKKETVQEDLFFSMADSKNQTASPLEEYMDNSPTEMEECEEKEELLTDCVSAVHEDDVIKDEDSPAAEANGLTSFKGL from the exons ATGCCTGGTGATGGATGGAAGTATGACTGGTATGAAGGCTCAAAAAACTTGATCACAAATCCAACTTTCACTATAAGCTCAGCATCTCCCTCTAACACTGGTGTCTATCACTGCAAAGCAAAGAGAGGAGACTTCTCAGTGGACAGTGAGACTCTACGAGTGCAAGTTAAAG ATCTGCCTGAAGCACGAGTCCAGTCAGAATGGACAGAAGCATTTCCTGGTGAAAAAGTGTCTTTGCAGTGTGTGATTCCTGGATCTCAAAACTGGATCTATAAGTGGTTCAAGGGCTCAGAAAATGTTGTCTCCAGTGATGAAAGAAGCATAAAAGACaacactctcactctctcagtGAAGTCCGGTCATGAAGGAGAGTATGCGTGTCAAGCTGAGCTGGAGGGCAGGACAGTCACAACtgcaaaaagcaaaacacatttgttaaCAGTTCATG GATCGAAGCCAACAGTCGTTCTGAAGCAAGATCCATTATACCCAGAGATCTACACGGGGGAACAAGTCAAACTCATTTGTAGCATTGAAGAGAAGACATCAAAATGGCAATATCAGTGGCAAAAACATTCAGTGCTAGTAAACGATCACACTTACACTATCCCAAGTGCTACACTCGATCAAAACGGGGAATACACTTGCACCATAACAAGGAGAGAAATGACATACACAGAGTCCACAAAATTGAATATAAGAG AGCCGCCTCGACCAAAACTGTCAATAGAGTCTCAATGGAAAACATTTTACCCAACTGAAAAAGTGACTCTGAAGTGTTCAATTGATGGAGGTTCAAATGAATGGGGCTATGAATGGTTTAGAAACAGAATTGCGATTTCAGTTGACAAGGACTTTTCTGGAGACACACTCTCAATCAGCTCAGCAAAAGCGAGTCATTCAGGACAGTATACCTGCGAAGGAAAACACCTGAAGCGAACTCCAGTGACTACAAGACGAGCAAAACCTTTGCAACTTGATATTTATG ATAACACACCAAAACCAATtatcacaaaacaaaagtgGTTTGAGCCCTTCTACACTGGGGAGGAAATCCAGCTTGGTTGTAATATGTCTGGTGATGGATGGAAGTATGACTGGTTCAGCAACTCAGAAACCTTGATCACAGATCCAACCTTCACTATCAGCTCTGCATCTCCCCCTAACACTGGTGTTTATCACTGCAAAGCAAAGAGAGGAGACTTCTCAGTGGACAGTCAGACTCTACGAGTGCGAGTTCAAG AGCCACCTCAACCAAAACTGTCAATAGAGTCTGAATGGAAAACATTTTACCCAACTGAAAAAGTGAATCTGAAGTGTTCAATTGATGGAGGTTCAAACGAATGGGGCTATGAATGGTTTAGAAACGGAGCTCAGCTTTCAGTTGACAAGGACATTTCCTTTTCTGGAGACACACTCTCAATCAGCTCAGCAAAATTGAGTCATTCAGGACAGTATACCTGCAAAGGAAAACACCTGAAGAGAACTCCAGTGACTACAGGACAAACAGAAGCTTTGAAACTTCATATTCATG TTGATACACCAAAACCACATATCAGAAAAGATCAGTGGTTTGAGTTCTTCTACATTGAGGAGGAAGTCCAGCTTGGCTGCAACATGTCTGGTGATGGTTGGGAATTTCACTGGTATAAAAACTCAAAAACCTTGATAGCAAAACCCAGTTACACCATCAAATCAGCATCTCTCTCTGACACTGGTGTCTATCACTGCAAAGCAAAGAGAGGAGCCTTCTCAGTGGACAGTGAGACTCTACAAGTGCAAGTTCAAG TGCGTCCACCTGCAGTTCTGAGTCTGGAGACTGAATTGAGCGACATCATATCTGGAAATATCCTGACCCTCAGATGTAACGTCTCAGACGGCAGACAGTGGAGCTACGCCTGGTTCGAAAACGGACAGAAGCTCAATGGGTCGTCAGATATGTTCAAAGTGACAGCAACTGAAGAAACTATTAAAAGTGAATTCAAGTGCAAGGGAATAAGGACAGAGAGACCACTGTACTCCGCTCTGAGTGAGGGCTTCACGGCCAATAATATTA tattaaaaagaaaaattctgCTGGCCATCTCAGGATGTCTCATCTGCTGTATTATAATTCTGATCATTGGATGCCTTGTTCTAAGATTCACACGTAAACCAG agaaaaaagaaacagtaCAAGAGGACTTGTTTTTCTCAATGGCAGACTCTAAGAACC AAACTGCTTCACCCCTGGAGGAGTACATGGACAACAGTCCCACAGAGATGGAAG AATGTGAGGAAAAAGAAGAACTGCTCACTGATTGTGTTTCAGCTGTTCATGAAGATGATGTGATTAAAG ATGAAGACTCACCTGCTGCAGAAGCTAATGGCCTGACATCATTTAAAG GACTCTGA
- the LOC127504762 gene encoding titin isoform X1 — protein sequence MPGDGWKYDWYEGSKNLITNPTFTISSASPSNTGVYHCKAKRGDFSVDSETLRVQVKDLPEARVQSEWTEAFPGEKVSLQCVIPGSQNWIYKWFKGSENVVSSDERSIKDNTLTLSVKSGHEGEYACQAELEGRTVTTAKSKTHLLTVHGSKPTVVLKQDPLYPEIYTGEQVKLICSIEEKTSKWQYQWQKHSVLVNDHTYTIPSATLDQNGEYTCTITRREMTYTESTKLNIREPPRPKLSIESQWKTFYPTEKVTLKCSIDGGSNEWGYEWFRNRIAISVDKDFSGDTLSISSAKASHSGQYTCEGKHLKRTPVTTRRAKPLQLDIYDNTPKPIITKQKWFEPFYTGEEIQLGCNMSGDGWKYDWFSNSETLITDPTFTISSASPPNTGVYHCKAKRGDFSVDSQTLRVRVQEPPQPKLSIESEWKTFYPTEKVNLKCSIDGGSNEWGYEWFRNGAQLSVDKDISFSGDTLSISSAKLSHSGQYTCKGKHLKRTPVTTGQTEALKLHIHVDTPKPHIRKDQWFEFFYIEEEVQLGCNMSGDGWEFHWYKNSKTLIAKPSYTIKSASLSDTGVYHCKAKRGAFSVDSETLQVQVQVRPPAVLSLETELSDIISGNILTLRCNVSDGRQWSYAWFENGQKLNGSSDMFKVTATEETIKSEFKCKGIRTERPLYSALSEGFTANNIILKRKILLAISGCLICCIIILIIGCLVLRFTRKPEKKETVQEDLFFSMADSKNQTASPLEEYMDNSPTEMEECEEKEELLTDCVSAVHEDDVIKVPRLHSLSSPFSSSLLLSPVQCYRPTNKGKCSDYIHQ from the exons ATGCCTGGTGATGGATGGAAGTATGACTGGTATGAAGGCTCAAAAAACTTGATCACAAATCCAACTTTCACTATAAGCTCAGCATCTCCCTCTAACACTGGTGTCTATCACTGCAAAGCAAAGAGAGGAGACTTCTCAGTGGACAGTGAGACTCTACGAGTGCAAGTTAAAG ATCTGCCTGAAGCACGAGTCCAGTCAGAATGGACAGAAGCATTTCCTGGTGAAAAAGTGTCTTTGCAGTGTGTGATTCCTGGATCTCAAAACTGGATCTATAAGTGGTTCAAGGGCTCAGAAAATGTTGTCTCCAGTGATGAAAGAAGCATAAAAGACaacactctcactctctcagtGAAGTCCGGTCATGAAGGAGAGTATGCGTGTCAAGCTGAGCTGGAGGGCAGGACAGTCACAACtgcaaaaagcaaaacacatttgttaaCAGTTCATG GATCGAAGCCAACAGTCGTTCTGAAGCAAGATCCATTATACCCAGAGATCTACACGGGGGAACAAGTCAAACTCATTTGTAGCATTGAAGAGAAGACATCAAAATGGCAATATCAGTGGCAAAAACATTCAGTGCTAGTAAACGATCACACTTACACTATCCCAAGTGCTACACTCGATCAAAACGGGGAATACACTTGCACCATAACAAGGAGAGAAATGACATACACAGAGTCCACAAAATTGAATATAAGAG AGCCGCCTCGACCAAAACTGTCAATAGAGTCTCAATGGAAAACATTTTACCCAACTGAAAAAGTGACTCTGAAGTGTTCAATTGATGGAGGTTCAAATGAATGGGGCTATGAATGGTTTAGAAACAGAATTGCGATTTCAGTTGACAAGGACTTTTCTGGAGACACACTCTCAATCAGCTCAGCAAAAGCGAGTCATTCAGGACAGTATACCTGCGAAGGAAAACACCTGAAGCGAACTCCAGTGACTACAAGACGAGCAAAACCTTTGCAACTTGATATTTATG ATAACACACCAAAACCAATtatcacaaaacaaaagtgGTTTGAGCCCTTCTACACTGGGGAGGAAATCCAGCTTGGTTGTAATATGTCTGGTGATGGATGGAAGTATGACTGGTTCAGCAACTCAGAAACCTTGATCACAGATCCAACCTTCACTATCAGCTCTGCATCTCCCCCTAACACTGGTGTTTATCACTGCAAAGCAAAGAGAGGAGACTTCTCAGTGGACAGTCAGACTCTACGAGTGCGAGTTCAAG AGCCACCTCAACCAAAACTGTCAATAGAGTCTGAATGGAAAACATTTTACCCAACTGAAAAAGTGAATCTGAAGTGTTCAATTGATGGAGGTTCAAACGAATGGGGCTATGAATGGTTTAGAAACGGAGCTCAGCTTTCAGTTGACAAGGACATTTCCTTTTCTGGAGACACACTCTCAATCAGCTCAGCAAAATTGAGTCATTCAGGACAGTATACCTGCAAAGGAAAACACCTGAAGAGAACTCCAGTGACTACAGGACAAACAGAAGCTTTGAAACTTCATATTCATG TTGATACACCAAAACCACATATCAGAAAAGATCAGTGGTTTGAGTTCTTCTACATTGAGGAGGAAGTCCAGCTTGGCTGCAACATGTCTGGTGATGGTTGGGAATTTCACTGGTATAAAAACTCAAAAACCTTGATAGCAAAACCCAGTTACACCATCAAATCAGCATCTCTCTCTGACACTGGTGTCTATCACTGCAAAGCAAAGAGAGGAGCCTTCTCAGTGGACAGTGAGACTCTACAAGTGCAAGTTCAAG TGCGTCCACCTGCAGTTCTGAGTCTGGAGACTGAATTGAGCGACATCATATCTGGAAATATCCTGACCCTCAGATGTAACGTCTCAGACGGCAGACAGTGGAGCTACGCCTGGTTCGAAAACGGACAGAAGCTCAATGGGTCGTCAGATATGTTCAAAGTGACAGCAACTGAAGAAACTATTAAAAGTGAATTCAAGTGCAAGGGAATAAGGACAGAGAGACCACTGTACTCCGCTCTGAGTGAGGGCTTCACGGCCAATAATATTA tattaaaaagaaaaattctgCTGGCCATCTCAGGATGTCTCATCTGCTGTATTATAATTCTGATCATTGGATGCCTTGTTCTAAGATTCACACGTAAACCAG agaaaaaagaaacagtaCAAGAGGACTTGTTTTTCTCAATGGCAGACTCTAAGAACC AAACTGCTTCACCCCTGGAGGAGTACATGGACAACAGTCCCACAGAGATGGAAG AATGTGAGGAAAAAGAAGAACTGCTCACTGATTGTGTTTCAGCTGTTCATGAAGATGATGTGATTAAAG TTCCACGTCTCCATTCTCTTTCGTCTCCATTCTCCAGCTCCTTGCTCCTGTCTCCAGTCCAGTGTTATCGTCCTACAAACAAAGGAAAGTGCTCAGATTATATTCATCAGTGA
- the LOC127504762 gene encoding Fc receptor-like protein 2 isoform X5: MPGDGWKYDWYEGSKNLITNPTFTISSASPSNTGVYHCKAKRGDFSVDSETLRVQVKDLPEARVQSEWTEAFPGEKVSLQCVIPGSQNWIYKWFKGSENVVSSDERSIKDNTLTLSVKSGHEGEYACQAELEGRTVTTAKSKTHLLTVHGSKPTVVLKQDPLYPEIYTGEQVKLICSIEEKTSKWQYQWQKHSVLVNDHTYTIPSATLDQNGEYTCTITRREMTYTESTKLNIREPPRPKLSIESQWKTFYPTEKVTLKCSIDGGSNEWGYEWFRNRIAISVDKDFSGDTLSISSAKASHSGQYTCEGKHLKRTPVTTRRAKPLQLDIYDNTPKPIITKQKWFEPFYTGEEIQLGCNMSGDGWKYDWFSNSETLITDPTFTISSASPPNTGVYHCKAKRGDFSVDSQTLRVRVQEPPQPKLSIESEWKTFYPTEKVNLKCSIDGGSNEWGYEWFRNGAQLSVDKDISFSGDTLSISSAKLSHSGQYTCKGKHLKRTPVTTGQTEALKLHIHVDTPKPHIRKDQWFEFFYIEEEVQLGCNMSGDGWEFHWYKNSKTLIAKPSYTIKSASLSDTGVYHCKAKRGAFSVDSETLQVQVQGYDFLTSVEHKRKYFEECSYYESQCDLMFFGPHWLTKYLLLCSMEEIHVWKDMR, from the exons ATGCCTGGTGATGGATGGAAGTATGACTGGTATGAAGGCTCAAAAAACTTGATCACAAATCCAACTTTCACTATAAGCTCAGCATCTCCCTCTAACACTGGTGTCTATCACTGCAAAGCAAAGAGAGGAGACTTCTCAGTGGACAGTGAGACTCTACGAGTGCAAGTTAAAG ATCTGCCTGAAGCACGAGTCCAGTCAGAATGGACAGAAGCATTTCCTGGTGAAAAAGTGTCTTTGCAGTGTGTGATTCCTGGATCTCAAAACTGGATCTATAAGTGGTTCAAGGGCTCAGAAAATGTTGTCTCCAGTGATGAAAGAAGCATAAAAGACaacactctcactctctcagtGAAGTCCGGTCATGAAGGAGAGTATGCGTGTCAAGCTGAGCTGGAGGGCAGGACAGTCACAACtgcaaaaagcaaaacacatttgttaaCAGTTCATG GATCGAAGCCAACAGTCGTTCTGAAGCAAGATCCATTATACCCAGAGATCTACACGGGGGAACAAGTCAAACTCATTTGTAGCATTGAAGAGAAGACATCAAAATGGCAATATCAGTGGCAAAAACATTCAGTGCTAGTAAACGATCACACTTACACTATCCCAAGTGCTACACTCGATCAAAACGGGGAATACACTTGCACCATAACAAGGAGAGAAATGACATACACAGAGTCCACAAAATTGAATATAAGAG AGCCGCCTCGACCAAAACTGTCAATAGAGTCTCAATGGAAAACATTTTACCCAACTGAAAAAGTGACTCTGAAGTGTTCAATTGATGGAGGTTCAAATGAATGGGGCTATGAATGGTTTAGAAACAGAATTGCGATTTCAGTTGACAAGGACTTTTCTGGAGACACACTCTCAATCAGCTCAGCAAAAGCGAGTCATTCAGGACAGTATACCTGCGAAGGAAAACACCTGAAGCGAACTCCAGTGACTACAAGACGAGCAAAACCTTTGCAACTTGATATTTATG ATAACACACCAAAACCAATtatcacaaaacaaaagtgGTTTGAGCCCTTCTACACTGGGGAGGAAATCCAGCTTGGTTGTAATATGTCTGGTGATGGATGGAAGTATGACTGGTTCAGCAACTCAGAAACCTTGATCACAGATCCAACCTTCACTATCAGCTCTGCATCTCCCCCTAACACTGGTGTTTATCACTGCAAAGCAAAGAGAGGAGACTTCTCAGTGGACAGTCAGACTCTACGAGTGCGAGTTCAAG AGCCACCTCAACCAAAACTGTCAATAGAGTCTGAATGGAAAACATTTTACCCAACTGAAAAAGTGAATCTGAAGTGTTCAATTGATGGAGGTTCAAACGAATGGGGCTATGAATGGTTTAGAAACGGAGCTCAGCTTTCAGTTGACAAGGACATTTCCTTTTCTGGAGACACACTCTCAATCAGCTCAGCAAAATTGAGTCATTCAGGACAGTATACCTGCAAAGGAAAACACCTGAAGAGAACTCCAGTGACTACAGGACAAACAGAAGCTTTGAAACTTCATATTCATG TTGATACACCAAAACCACATATCAGAAAAGATCAGTGGTTTGAGTTCTTCTACATTGAGGAGGAAGTCCAGCTTGGCTGCAACATGTCTGGTGATGGTTGGGAATTTCACTGGTATAAAAACTCAAAAACCTTGATAGCAAAACCCAGTTACACCATCAAATCAGCATCTCTCTCTGACACTGGTGTCTATCACTGCAAAGCAAAGAGAGGAGCCTTCTCAGTGGACAGTGAGACTCTACAAGTGCAAGTTCAAG GCTACGACTTTCttacttctgtggaacacaaaagaaaatattttgaagaatgttcatactatgaaagtcagtgTGATCTAATGTTTTTTGGACCCCACTGgcttacaaaatatcttcttttatgttcaatgGAAGAAATACATgtgtggaaggacatgaggtga